ATTGTGCAGCTCAAGGAAGCTATGGCCGGGCTGGGCGACAAGGCAAGCAACATCGGCCAGGTCATGTCCGTCATCAATGAAGTGGCGGATCAGACCAACCTGCTGGCGCTCAACGCGGCCATTGAGGCGGCACGGGCCGGCGAGGCCGGGCGCGGTTTTGCCGTGGTGGCCGACGAGGTGCGCAAACTGGCTGAAAAGACCATGGGCGCCACCAAGGAAGTGGAAGAGGCCGTGCGGGCCATTCAGGACGAAACCCGCCGCAACGTGCTTACGGTGGACAGGGCCGCCCAGCTTAGCGTGGACGGCGCGGAGCAGGCCTCGCGCGCCGGCAACTTCATGCGCGATATTATCCATGCCATGACGGAAACGGCCAGCAGCCTGCAGGTCATTGCCGACAACGCGGCGGAGCAGTCCAAAAACAGCGCGGGCACCAACGGCGCGCTGGAAGAAATCCGCAATGTGGCCGAAAACACGGCCACGGCCATGGAAAACTTTACCGCAGCCCTGCTTTCCTTCCAAAGCGGCATGGAAGAGCTGGACATGATCGTCAACGCCCTGGTGAGCGGCGACTACGACCAGGCCGCCACAGACCAGTTTGTGCAGTGGACGCCCAAGCTGGACCTGCACGTGCCCATGGTGGACCGGCAGCACAGGATGCTGGTGGGCTATATTAACGAGCTCTACGAAGCCATGGCCCACAACCGCACCAGCAAGGAGCTGCAGGCCATTGTCAAAAAACTGCGCGACTACACGGCCACCCACTTCAGCGACGAAGAAAAGCTCTTTGCTCCCACCAGCTACCGGGGCACGCAGGAGCATATCAAAATCCACAGAAAATTTGTGGCCAAGCTGGACGAAGTGGAACAGGAACTGCAAAACGGCACGGCCACGGTGAGCATGGAGCTGCTTACCTTCCTCAAAGACTGGCTTGTGCAGCACATTATGGGCACGGACCCGACCTATGTGCCCTACCTGTCGGCCGAGGACAAGGATCCGGAAGCGGACCTGAAGAGCGCGGCGGTTTAGCGCCGGTTTATCCTGAACGTGCGTTGGCGGTCTGACGACTTGCCCGGGCTGCACGTCCGGGCCCTTGCTTTTACCGTATTTCAGTGTTACGATTATTTTAAAGATAACTTTAGGGCATTGCAACGTTGCAATGCCCTAGCAGTTGCGTGAGCAGACGCCCGCCATGGAGGCGCAAGCGCAGCTTTAGCCGTTACGTCGCAAGAGCTTGGCCCGCTACGACGAAGGAAGTTCCGGGCAAAGACAGCGGCGCTGGCTACGGATGAAGACGGCACCGCTATGTATTTGCGCGGGTAAGCGCCGGAACTCGTGTGCCGTAAACTTTGTGACTACCTCTTTTCAAAGGTAATCTGCTCTAGAGCATGTAACACTTGAAATGCTCGCTTACGGCAGGCAAAAGCCTGCCTTCTCGCATTTCGTGGCAAGGATTTTCAAGAAAATCCTTGCAGAGCAGTTAGCTCATTTCATTCGCTAACTGCTCTAAAAGCCGCCACATTCTGCCGCCCGCAAGGCGGGGCCGGCGCGTAACAACGCATTTGAAGGTAAGATAAGGAGTCTGCGGCATGGGTCGTTCCGCGCATCCCCTCCCGCTTCCCGTCCTGACGGTTTCCGCCGTCGGCGCTCCGGCTATGGCTGCGGAGCCCGGAGTGGGCGCGTCGGAGGCGGCGGTCTTGCCTGCTCTGCCCGCGCCGGAATCCGGCGGCCGCCTCGCGTGCTGCAGAGGGGTGTTCTCTTCCCTGCTGCTGCACGCCGCTCTGGTCATCCTGGCGTTGGCGGCTCCGCTGACCGGCGGCGGGCCGCAGCCCGTCCCCTTGCTGCGGGTCACTCTGGTCAGCCTGCTGCCCGGCCCGGCGGTTTCCATGCCTGCGGCCCCTGCCGCGCCCACAGCCGCCGCGCCCGCCCCGCCGTCAACGCTGTCTGCCGCGGAAGCGGCTGCGTTGGCCCCCAAAGCCGTTACCCCGTCCCCCGTGCCCCGCAAAGGCGCCGCCCTTGCTCCCAGACCGCGCGCGCCGGCCCGGCCCGCATCCGTGCGGCCCACGCCCGTAAAGCCAAATCCTGCCCGGCCTGCCGCTGCCGGTTCCGCGCCCGTTGCCGCAAGTCCGGCCAAAGCAGCCGCCGACGCTCCGGCAACGGCCTTGGGCGCAGGCACGCCCGGCCCGACGCCCGGCGCGGCCCAGGGCGAGATTCGGGGCGAGGCCCTTTACACGCCCAGCCAGCTGGACAGGCCTCCGGCCGTCACCCGTCCGGTACGGCCCCACTATCCGGACAGCGCCCGCAGCCGCCGCCTGGAAGGCCGGGTAGTGGTGCGGCTGGTGGTGGAATCTTCCGGCCTGCCGGGCCCCTGCGCCGTCCACGCGGCCAATCCGCGCGGCTATTTTGAGGACGCCGCCCTGGAGGCCGCGCAGCGCACGCGCTTTCGTCCCGGCAGCAAGGACGGTCGGGCCGTGCGCACGGTGGTGCTGCTGCCCTTTGATTTCCGGCTGCAATAGCCTGCGATAGCCCGCGGAAAAGGGGCGGGTCGCTCACCGCTCCCCAAAAAAAGCGGAGAAAGCCTTTGGTGCAGCTTTCTCCGCCCGTGTAGGCGCATATGGAATTCCAGGCTCCAGGACCGGGAGGGCGCGTAGCGCCGCTACCCCCGGAGCCGTTCCACCCGGACAGGAATGCCCTGGCGCACAGCGCTGCCCGAATCGCTTTCGGTCAGGGCGGTAACGCCTTTGCGGCTGGGGTCGCCGGGCACAAGGTCATTAAGGTTCATGCCTGTGCCGCAGCCAGGTACAGCGGGGATGCGCCTTCCGTCCACCCAGACGTCGGCGGCGCCCAGGGCCTTGTGCCCAAAGCCGTGTTCTACGGCCACTACGCCGGGCATAACTGTTTCCGTCACCGTGACCTGCGCTTCAGTCGCGCCGCCGGGGCTGACCAGACGCACGCGTTCCCCTTGCAGTACGCCCAGGGCGCGGGCGTCGTGCGGGTGCAGAAGGACCATGTTCACTGGTTTGATGGTCCGCAGACGCGGCGAAACAATGGCGTAGGAATTGATCAGGTTGGATTTGAACGAAATCATCAGTAAAGGATAGTCTCGCTCGCTCCAGTGCTGCCGCAGGGGCGTGCCGTCGCTGAATTCTCCGGTCCGCAGGGTAGGAAGGCCGCTGTAGTGCCGCCCTGTCTGCCAGTGCACAGCCTTGGCGGCGTCTTCGTTGTATACGCACAAGGCGCGGGTCCAGCGGCTGCCCAGTTTATCGCCGTCGTAGCTGGCGGCAAAGGGCGCGAAGAGGCCGCCCCGGCTGTAGATGCGGGCCACGGGGCCGCGTTCTTCGGGCGGCAGCACGGCCGTAATGTCCGGTAAAATGCGCCCGATGCCCGAAAGCCGCGTGTCTTCCGCACTGGGTGCGGCCTGAACCTGCCCCTTGCCGAAGGCCATGTTAGCGGCCAAGCGCAGATAATAGTCCTGCGGCGTGTTCAGGGGGTGCAGCGCGCCGTCCGCGCCGGGGATGGCCTTATCCCCAAAGCCGGGCAGATCCATGCGTCTGGCCACGGCAATGAGAAACTGCTCCATGCACACGGGTTGTCCTTCGGCGGTCTTTTGCTGCGACGGGGCCACAGCAGGCCAGCGGGCCGTGGACATGCGGGTAAGCACGCCGCACCAGGCCCCGGCAAAGCCGCCCCAGCCCTCGTACATGCAGGGGTCCGGCACCAGGTAGTCGGCATAGGCGTTGGTTTCGTTGTGAAAGGCGTCGATGCCGATGATTAGGGGCAGATTTTTGGGTTCGCGCAACAGCGGGTCCATAACCTTGTGCAGCCCGCCGTGGCCGTACAGCACGTTGCCCGTCCAGTTGATCCAGGCTTTAAAGGTAAAGGGATAGCCGTTGGCGTGGCCCAGCAGATGCTCGCCCGGCATATTGGGGGGCGTCAGCGGAAACCAGGGTGAATCTGCCGGATAAGGATTGAGGCCCGCCGCCTTCCTTTTCCGGAAGGCCGTGGATTTTTCGTAGGGGGCGCGGCAGCGGTTGGCCGGAAAGCCCTGCGGTCCCTTTTTGCCGGGAAAGTTGTTCAGATCGTAGCGCGGCCCGGTATAGGCGGCCTTATGGAAGTTCGGCGGGGGCACGGCCACGCCGCCTTTAACGTTAAGGTTGCCGATAAGCGTGTTCAGGGTCAGGGCCGCAAAGGTGGCATTCATTCCGGAAAGGCTCATCATGCCGCCGTGCACGTCCACCACGGCCCGCTTGCCGTGGGCGGTAAACTCTCGCGCCAGGTCTTCTATGGTTGCACGCGGTACGCCGCAAAGCGCGGCATACTCGTCCAGACTGTGGGCGCAGGCTTCTTCCTTCAGCAACTGCAGGGCCGTGGCCGCTGTGGCCGTGGTTCCGTCGGGCAGCGTTACCTCGCCGCGAAAGAAAAGCGCCGCCGTGGGGCACTGCCCCGCCGGGGTCAGCTCTCCTTGAAGGCTCATGACCAGGGGCTCGCCGGGCAGGGGGGTACCGTCCGGGCCTTTTTGTCCCGTGGGGGGCAGGCGCAGTATTTTGTTTTGCTGCGGGCCGGAAAGGCAGACCAGGTGGGTGGCGTTGGAAAAGGCCGCTTCCCCGGCAGAAGTGGCGGCCTCCAGGGTGGGGTGGCTCAAAAAGGCCGCGTCGTGACGCGCGTTTTCCAGAA
This sequence is a window from Desulfovibrio legallii. Protein-coding genes within it:
- a CDS encoding molybdopterin dinucleotide binding domain-containing protein, which translates into the protein MDAKKRKFLGTGAALLGAGALAAASAGAGKNVLDGIMRGTAGIPVRDPVNKNALEPEYSVDAQGQVSPGQGVRTAFNLCWGCTTLCGVRLHIDAGKEQVTRVAGNPYNPLASSHALPMQTPVSEALRALSARADAPESPLAGHSGRAAVCGRGAAMTDAQTNPFRVRQCLKRVGKRGEGRWKSISFEQLVEEVVEGGDLFGEGPVDGLRAIRETPGPANPEHPEFGPHANRLLLTYAFDDGREVFFFQRFGIQSYGTRNFGKHGAYCGLSFRMGSGMALNNLATNTHAKPDFEHCEFALFWGTAPAQAGNPFNRSARMVAEARTLGNLHYVVIDPVLRLSVTDAARDRARWVPVRPGTDAALALGMIRWILENARHDAAFLSHPTLEAATSAGEAAFSNATHLVCLSGPQQNKILRLPPTGQKGPDGTPLPGEPLVMSLQGELTPAGQCPTAALFFRGEVTLPDGTTATAATALQLLKEEACAHSLDEYAALCGVPRATIEDLAREFTAHGKRAVVDVHGGMMSLSGMNATFAALTLNTLIGNLNVKGGVAVPPPNFHKAAYTGPRYDLNNFPGKKGPQGFPANRCRAPYEKSTAFRKRKAAGLNPYPADSPWFPLTPPNMPGEHLLGHANGYPFTFKAWINWTGNVLYGHGGLHKVMDPLLREPKNLPLIIGIDAFHNETNAYADYLVPDPCMYEGWGGFAGAWCGVLTRMSTARWPAVAPSQQKTAEGQPVCMEQFLIAVARRMDLPGFGDKAIPGADGALHPLNTPQDYYLRLAANMAFGKGQVQAAPSAEDTRLSGIGRILPDITAVLPPEERGPVARIYSRGGLFAPFAASYDGDKLGSRWTRALCVYNEDAAKAVHWQTGRHYSGLPTLRTGEFSDGTPLRQHWSERDYPLLMISFKSNLINSYAIVSPRLRTIKPVNMVLLHPHDARALGVLQGERVRLVSPGGATEAQVTVTETVMPGVVAVEHGFGHKALGAADVWVDGRRIPAVPGCGTGMNLNDLVPGDPSRKGVTALTESDSGSAVRQGIPVRVERLRG
- a CDS encoding bacteriohemerythrin is translated as MGIGLQVLVLAILGALTFYADLGGDRLIFVGLAALCALADMALWLQARAQSRKLYDYTGTLIDVGDNALHGDAAQRALHCLEQLRAAAARQPENDAALVRLQEENADLHSRLTALEAEKEALRQKTEQGGSVLHKAHTVCNKLSEEVRGLSHLITAVNKGVEVQRDHLAETAQAMKRVAATASEASVQVRGLSDSAQNSSASAATGEREVEGSVASIERVKDTIVQLKEAMAGLGDKASNIGQVMSVINEVADQTNLLALNAAIEAARAGEAGRGFAVVADEVRKLAEKTMGATKEVEEAVRAIQDETRRNVLTVDRAAQLSVDGAEQASRAGNFMRDIIHAMTETASSLQVIADNAAEQSKNSAGTNGALEEIRNVAENTATAMENFTAALLSFQSGMEELDMIVNALVSGDYDQAATDQFVQWTPKLDLHVPMVDRQHRMLVGYINELYEAMAHNRTSKELQAIVKKLRDYTATHFSDEEKLFAPTSYRGTQEHIKIHRKFVAKLDEVEQELQNGTATVSMELLTFLKDWLVQHIMGTDPTYVPYLSAEDKDPEADLKSAAV
- a CDS encoding energy transducer TonB, which produces MGRSAHPLPLPVLTVSAVGAPAMAAEPGVGASEAAVLPALPAPESGGRLACCRGVFSSLLLHAALVILALAAPLTGGGPQPVPLLRVTLVSLLPGPAVSMPAAPAAPTAAAPAPPSTLSAAEAAALAPKAVTPSPVPRKGAALAPRPRAPARPASVRPTPVKPNPARPAAAGSAPVAASPAKAAADAPATALGAGTPGPTPGAAQGEIRGEALYTPSQLDRPPAVTRPVRPHYPDSARSRRLEGRVVVRLVVESSGLPGPCAVHAANPRGYFEDAALEAAQRTRFRPGSKDGRAVRTVVLLPFDFRLQ